A window of the Lolium perenne isolate Kyuss_39 chromosome 7, Kyuss_2.0, whole genome shotgun sequence genome harbors these coding sequences:
- the LOC127312892 gene encoding uncharacterized protein encodes MPARRLAPLLSNRRRLLRSLNPSPTMPPPAAAHLTTAADPDEDICSSPAAAAAAASEEEAAPLPPPPATAEERVERAWAHWRRLGAPRLVVAPMVDNSELPFRMLCRRYGAGAAYTPMLHSRIFSENEKHRDMEFTTCKEDRPLFVQFCANDPDILLQAAKIVEGHCDYVDINFGCPQRIARRGYYGAFLMDNLPLVKSLVQNLSENLRVPVACKIRIFPRLEDTLAYAKMIEEAGASLVAVHGRTRDEKDGKKFRADWDAIKAVKDALRIPVLANGNIRHMDDVKSCLEHTGADGVLSAEPLLENPALFGGFRTKEWKEDGDEDSGLDQADLAIEYLKLCEQYPVPWRMIRSHVHKMLGDWFRVHPQVREEFNAQNKLTFEWLHDMVKRLKELGGGVPLYRNKSTSQHNSSNGLAASSA; translated from the exons ATGCCAGCACGACGACTCGCGCCTCTCCTCTCGAAccggcgccgcctcctccgctccctaaaccctagccccacCATgcctccgcccgccgccgcccaccTGACCACGGCGGCCGACCCCGACGAGGACATCTGCTCCAGCCCCGCcgcggccgcggccgccgcctccgAGGAGGAGGCCGCGCCCCTGCCTCCTCCGCCGGCGACCGCGGAGGAGAGGGTGGAGCGCGCGTGGGCGCACTGGAGGCGGCTGGGCGCCCCGCGGCTCGTGGTCGCGCCCATGGTGGACAACTCCGAGCTGCCCTTCCGCATGCTCTGCCGCCGCTACGGCGCCGGCGCGGCATACACGCCCATGCTCCACTCCCGCATCTTCTCCGAGAACGAGAAGCACCGGGACATGGAGTTCACCACCTGCAAG GAGGACCGCCCGCTTTTTGTTCAGTTTTGTGCCAACGATCCTGACATTTTGTTACAAGCTGCAAAGATAGTGGAAGGACATTGCGACTATGTCGATATAAATTTTGG ATGCCCACAGCGCATTGCCAGACGGGGATATTATGGGGCATTTCTTATGGACAACCTTCCCCTTGTGAAATCCCTTGTGCAAAATCTATCGGAAAACCTTCGTGTTCCAGTCGCATGTAAGATCCGCATATTCCCGCGGCTGGAAGACACACTAGCATATGCAAAGATGATTGAAGAAGCTGGCGCTTCTCTTGTCGCTGTGCATGGACGGACAAGAGATGAGAAGGATGGGAAGAAATTTCGAGCTGACTGGGATGCCATTAAAGCTGTCAAAGATGCTTTGAGAATACCTGTGCTTGCAAATGGTAACATTCGCCACATGGATGATGTAAAGAGCTGTCTGGAACATACTGGTGCAGATGGAGTGCTTTCAGCTGAACCTCTTCTGGAAAATCCAGCATTATTTGGTGGTTTCCGGACAAAGGAGTGGAAAGAAGATGGCGATGAAGATAGTGGTTTGGACCAGGCTGATCTTGCCATTGAGTATTTGAAACTTTGCGAGCAATACCCAGTGCCATGGAGAATGATTCGATCACATGTCCACAAGATGCTGGGGGACTGGTTTAGAGTGCATCCACAGGTGAGAGAGGAATTCAATGCGCAGAACAAGCTCACTTTCGAGTGGTTGCATGATATGGTAAAGAGGCTGAAGGAACTTGGTGGTGGAGTACCCCTTTACAGAAACAAGAGCACTTCACAGCATAACTCCTCGAACGGGTTAGCTGCAAGTAGTGCTTGA